One part of the Raphanus sativus cultivar WK10039 chromosome 7, ASM80110v3, whole genome shotgun sequence genome encodes these proteins:
- the LOC108814705 gene encoding copper transporter 5 — translation MMHMTFYWGIKATILFDFWKTDSWLSYILTLLACFAFAAFYQYLEKRRVQFKSLSSTRHPNPPPRSGVSAPLIPKSGTRSAAKAASVLLFGVNAAIGYLLMLAAMSFNGGVFIAIVVGLTVGYLVFRSDDDGADVAAENPCACA, via the coding sequence ATGATGCACATGACCTTCTACTGGGGCATCAAAGCCACGATCCTCTTCGATTTCTGGAAAACCGATTCATGGCTCAGCTACATCCTCACCTTGCTCGCCTGCTTCGCCTTCGCCGCCTTCTACCAGTACCTCGAGAAACGCCGCGTCCAGTTCAAATCCCTTTCGTCCACTCGCCATCCCAATCCCCCGCCTCGCTCCGGCGTCTCCGCCCCTCTTATCCCCAAATCGGGCACCAGATCCGCCGCCAAAGCCGCGTCGGTGCTGCTTTTCGGCGTCAACGCCGCGATCGGCTACTTGCTGATGCTCGCGGCTATGTCCTTCAACGGAGGCGTTTTCATCGCGATTGTCGTCGGGTTAACCGTCGGGTACCTCGTTTTCAGATCTGACGACGACGGTGCTGACGTGGCGGCGGAGAATCCATGCGCATGTGCTTGA
- the LOC108836398 gene encoding uncharacterized protein LOC108836398, with amino-acid sequence MMSSSSSSATDTMTKPSSSSSFPVVESVTCDTCGFAEECTPAYINRVKERHRGHWLCGLCAEAVKDEVVRSPTRISVEEALRRHTTFCHQFRSWSAEEEEEDPIAVIGRILRRSLDGSPRRTTSRTSSSGALPGIDAVASRRSLLRSGSCFSSLST; translated from the coding sequence ATGAtgtcctcatcatcatcatctgccACCGATACTATGACTAagccgtcgtcgtcgtcgtctttCCCGGTTGTTGAGTCTGTCACGTGCGACACGTGCGGTTTCGCCGAGGAGTGCACGCCGGCTTACATCAACCGCGTCAAGGAACGCCACAGGGGACACTGGCTTTGTGGGCTCTGCGCGGAGGCTGTGAAAGACGAGGTGGTTCGATCTCCCACAAGAATCTCCGTCGAGGAAGCTCTTCGCCGCCACACAACGTTCTGCCACCAGTTCCGTTCATGGAGCgccgaggaggaggaggaagatcctATTGCTGTCATTGGAAGGATTCTACGGCGGAGCCTCGATGGCTCTCCACGGAGAACCACCTCGAGGACGAGCTCAAGCGGGGCTTTGCCGGGGATCGACGCCGTAGCGTCGCGAAGGTCGCTTCTCCGATCTGGGAGCTGTTTCTCGTCTCTCTCTACTTGA